A single window of Chitinophaga sp. XS-30 DNA harbors:
- a CDS encoding RagB/SusD family nutrient uptake outer membrane protein gives MKRYAKLLLAPMILLSASCNKLLDIPETDLIAGPLALKTVSNCEQGVIGGYAALGVEMPILLNATFSDEVKKSEFYNAGTTHEWQYGTVDVGIRDNFTAMRPNYRIVDRVNRVLAALPVADSLKPADNTALRNRVKGEALFLRAFAHFEVFRYYCGPYAAGELAMPYMEVSSLDVAARITMEPYFQKLLKDITDAKALLPSSLTGDNINRATKAAASALEARIKLYMEDWAGAEAAATEYINQLPLSPIDEFVGLWKDQNTNETAFRLVRTTTLRMGSLWRGTSANANNIGTVTWMPTDKLWDMYDQANDVRFEAYLKDEPLLSSKGRPSKIIQKYAGTDYGTANENVNNAKVFRTGEMYLIRAEARAEQNRVSGANSASSDLNALRAARITGYLAEVFASKDAVIAAIMDERFKELCYEGHRFWDLKRRGLPVARRADEAPSTTAVTLPAGNFRFLLPIPNVEMQANPLMEQNPGYGD, from the coding sequence ATGAAACGATATGCTAAATTACTGCTGGCACCGATGATATTACTGTCAGCATCTTGCAACAAACTGCTTGATATTCCGGAGACGGATCTGATTGCGGGGCCCCTTGCCCTGAAGACCGTCTCTAACTGCGAGCAGGGCGTAATAGGTGGCTATGCTGCTTTGGGTGTTGAAATGCCGATACTGTTGAATGCTACTTTTTCCGATGAAGTGAAGAAATCGGAATTTTATAACGCCGGAACAACGCATGAATGGCAGTACGGAACGGTGGACGTAGGTATCCGCGACAACTTTACCGCCATGCGGCCTAATTACCGGATCGTGGACCGTGTGAATCGCGTGCTGGCGGCGTTGCCGGTAGCAGATTCTCTTAAACCGGCCGATAATACTGCGCTGCGTAACAGGGTGAAAGGAGAAGCCTTGTTCCTGAGAGCATTCGCACACTTTGAAGTATTCCGTTACTACTGTGGTCCCTACGCCGCCGGCGAGTTGGCGATGCCTTATATGGAAGTTTCTTCGCTTGATGTTGCAGCAAGGATCACAATGGAACCTTACTTCCAAAAATTGCTGAAAGACATCACGGACGCAAAAGCGCTGCTGCCGTCCAGCCTTACAGGCGATAATATCAATCGTGCTACAAAGGCTGCTGCAAGTGCACTGGAAGCCCGTATAAAACTGTATATGGAAGATTGGGCCGGTGCGGAAGCAGCCGCTACGGAGTACATCAATCAGTTGCCCTTGTCTCCCATCGATGAATTTGTTGGATTGTGGAAAGACCAGAATACCAACGAAACGGCTTTCCGCCTCGTCCGCACAACCACGCTCAGAATGGGCAGCCTCTGGCGTGGCACATCAGCGAACGCCAATAATATCGGTACCGTTACCTGGATGCCTACGGACAAGTTATGGGATATGTATGATCAGGCGAATGATGTGCGTTTCGAAGCCTATCTGAAAGACGAACCGTTACTGTCTTCCAAAGGCCGCCCTTCAAAGATCATTCAAAAGTATGCCGGTACAGATTACGGTACTGCTAACGAAAATGTAAACAACGCCAAGGTCTTCCGCACCGGCGAAATGTACCTCATCCGTGCAGAGGCCAGGGCGGAACAGAACAGGGTTTCCGGCGCCAATTCCGCGTCAAGCGACCTGAATGCACTGCGTGCTGCCCGTATCACAGGGTATCTGGCTGAGGTTTTTGCTTCAAAAGATGCCGTGATCGCTGCCATCATGGATGAGCGGTTCAAAGAGCTGTGCTATGAAGGCCACCGCTTCTGGGACCTGAAAAGAAGAGGCCTGCCGGTTGCGCGCCGTGCGGACGAAGCGCCTTCTACCACTGCCGTAACACTGCCTGCCGGCAATTTCCGTTTCCTCCTGCCCATCCCCAATGTGGAGATGCAGGCCAACCCGCTGATGGAACAGAACCCGGGTTACGGCGATTAA
- a CDS encoding phosphatase PAP2 family protein codes for MMMIFTTIGQWDKTLFEKINTGWAIPMLDWFMLMLREPLTWIPLYAAILLWVWWKMPRQLWLFVILTLITFAITDYGNSSILKPLFARGRPCHDPDLQASMRTLVPCGGFNSMPSSHAANHFGLAMFWFSAVRMIKGRNWYWVWIWAFAIGYAQVYVGKHYPTDILAGAMFGVLAGWATAALLRYSLKENSFPQRLVRKRRQA; via the coding sequence ATGATGATGATCTTCACTACCATCGGGCAATGGGATAAGACCCTTTTCGAAAAGATAAACACCGGCTGGGCAATTCCGATGCTGGACTGGTTCATGCTGATGTTGCGCGAACCGCTGACGTGGATTCCTTTATACGCCGCTATCCTGCTATGGGTCTGGTGGAAAATGCCCCGTCAGCTCTGGCTCTTCGTCATCCTGACGCTGATCACTTTTGCCATCACCGACTACGGGAATAGCAGCATCCTGAAGCCGCTGTTCGCCAGAGGCCGCCCCTGCCATGATCCGGACCTGCAGGCGAGCATGCGGACCCTTGTGCCATGCGGAGGCTTCAACTCCATGCCTTCCTCGCACGCGGCCAATCATTTCGGGCTGGCAATGTTCTGGTTCAGCGCGGTCAGAATGATAAAAGGGAGAAACTGGTATTGGGTGTGGATATGGGCGTTTGCAATCGGATATGCGCAGGTGTATGTGGGAAAGCATTACCCTACGGATATTCTCGCCGGCGCGATGTTTGGCGTGCTGGCAGGCTGGGCAACCGCTGCCCTGCTCCGTTATTCACTGAAAGAAAATTCATTTCCGCAGCGGCTTGTCCGTAAACGCCGGCAGGCATGA
- a CDS encoding discoidin domain-containing protein, which yields MFLLTLLVAIVMGCSKKKERVYELLPPDPETDKDLTELAIKLNVNIENSGGSGAGEGSKKVIDGDLDSKFLIFSFAPDFYMELEYDIAQRLDAYTLTSANDAPSRDPRKWKIVASHNRESWTELDSREGETFPARRETKRYEFENADTFKYYRINIEEIGNGTSGLFQLAEWRVIRRPQN from the coding sequence GTGTTCCTGCTAACTCTGCTGGTGGCTATTGTCATGGGATGCAGCAAGAAAAAAGAGCGCGTCTATGAACTTTTGCCACCTGACCCTGAGACGGACAAGGATCTGACAGAACTGGCTATCAAGCTCAATGTGAACATTGAGAATAGCGGTGGTTCGGGTGCAGGAGAGGGTTCCAAAAAGGTAATTGACGGGGACCTTGATTCCAAGTTCCTGATCTTTTCTTTCGCCCCTGATTTCTACATGGAGCTGGAATATGATATCGCGCAAAGATTGGATGCTTACACACTGACATCTGCCAATGATGCCCCGTCCCGTGATCCCAGGAAATGGAAGATCGTGGCCTCTCATAACCGTGAGAGTTGGACTGAACTCGATTCCCGTGAGGGTGAAACCTTCCCTGCCAGGAGGGAAACCAAACGGTATGAATTTGAGAACGCCGATACCTTCAAGTATTACCGGATCAATATCGAAGAGATCGGGAATGGTACAAGCGGGCTTTTTCAATTGGCTGAATGGCGGGTTATCAGAAGGCCGCAGAACTGA
- a CDS encoding TonB-dependent receptor codes for MNCLYILALFISVDVLAQQDAKIQITGNVKDELKSPMPGVTIINLTSKAGINTDGNGNFQIMAQRGDSLVARLIGYEPYFFIINKTIDFDITMKATNNSLNEVVVVGFGQQKKISLVGAQSSVKVEDLKQPVANLSATLAGRISGLVGVQRTGLPGSNGADLWIRGISTFNQSGNNAAPLIVVDGVQGRDINSFDPEDISSFTILKDASATAVYGVAGANGVILINTKKGIVGKPTLMFNYNQGVTSFTKIPELTDGVMYMMLRNEAQRATGLTPEYSNNTINSTILKEDGLLFPNVDWMDALFKDVSQNRRANFSARGGSENANYYVSLAYYDEESLLRTDALQSYNASTRFRRYNFTSNVSMNWTSTTKFDLGIKGYISTLNLPGVNPQDAFSRVMETNPVLYPIMYPGNFVPGVSSAGAQRNPYAEVTQTGYENTFNNQILSDARITQDLKGILPGLSLTAMFSFDVWNRHTIGRTRTRSTYLINKSRPYNSDGSLNLNLMSQGTDDLSYSRTNDANRQFYTEASVNYTKDIDAKNNITAMLLFNQREETRAFATNVTSSLPYRSQGLAGRLTYAYDNKYFVEANFGYNGSENFAPSEKFGFFPSFGVGWVLSSEPFFEPMTNVFQFFKLRYSNGTVGDGGNGGRRFGYLTLVSTSGDGLDFGTGSGRRNYDGTLITDYGTDVRWAKSYKQNFGVELKTLGNKVSLNVDLFKEERSGVFLQRGSLPSFIGLNSSPWGNLGIIENKGIDATLEMIPMQLSKDMTLDVRATFTYNRDKVIENDQPKQPFDYMERRGNNYLSRYGYVAEKLFDNQEEIDKSPNQSAIGAPRPGDIKYKDLNDDGIINANDVTRIGNGDVPTTVYGFGFNLTWKQFYFGAFFQGVGGADRMLSGDGIIPFNNSTGPERSNLFLKAEDRWTEENPNPYAFYPRLAYGNPANKNNAVSSSWWVKDIDFLRLKTVDLGYNLPKGTLRRIGVKNARIYLQGLNLLYWSKFDLWDPELNTTNGTSYPNTRSVNIGIQANF; via the coding sequence ATGAACTGCCTGTACATACTGGCTTTGTTCATATCTGTGGACGTGCTTGCACAGCAGGACGCCAAGATCCAGATCACAGGTAACGTAAAGGACGAATTGAAGTCCCCTATGCCTGGTGTAACGATTATCAACCTGACCTCCAAAGCAGGTATAAATACGGATGGGAATGGTAATTTCCAGATAATGGCGCAACGGGGAGACTCCCTGGTTGCCCGTTTGATCGGTTACGAACCATACTTTTTCATTATCAATAAAACGATTGATTTTGATATCACCATGAAAGCTACCAACAATAGCTTGAATGAGGTAGTGGTAGTGGGCTTTGGCCAGCAAAAGAAGATCAGTCTGGTTGGTGCGCAGTCATCCGTTAAAGTGGAGGACCTGAAACAGCCTGTGGCTAACCTCAGCGCCACACTCGCTGGCCGTATATCCGGTTTGGTAGGCGTTCAGCGTACAGGCCTTCCTGGTTCGAACGGTGCGGATCTCTGGATTCGTGGCATCTCCACCTTCAACCAGTCCGGCAACAACGCAGCACCGCTTATCGTAGTGGATGGAGTGCAGGGCCGTGATATCAACAGCTTCGATCCGGAGGACATCTCTTCCTTCACCATTCTGAAGGACGCATCCGCGACTGCCGTATATGGTGTTGCCGGTGCAAACGGTGTGATCCTCATCAATACCAAGAAAGGAATTGTAGGCAAGCCTACCCTGATGTTCAACTATAACCAAGGGGTCACTTCCTTTACAAAAATACCTGAGTTGACAGATGGAGTAATGTACATGATGCTCCGTAACGAAGCGCAACGCGCTACCGGCTTGACACCTGAGTATTCCAACAATACCATCAATTCCACCATTTTGAAGGAGGACGGTTTGTTATTCCCGAATGTGGACTGGATGGATGCCCTTTTCAAAGACGTTAGTCAGAACAGGCGGGCAAATTTCAGTGCAAGAGGTGGTTCTGAAAATGCGAATTACTATGTTTCGCTTGCTTACTATGATGAAGAAAGTTTGCTTAGAACTGATGCGCTGCAGAGTTACAATGCCTCAACCCGTTTCAGGCGTTATAATTTCACGTCTAACGTGTCGATGAATTGGACTTCCACCACGAAATTCGACCTTGGTATTAAAGGCTATATTTCAACACTGAATCTGCCGGGTGTTAATCCGCAGGATGCATTCAGCAGAGTAATGGAAACTAATCCTGTACTGTACCCGATTATGTATCCTGGTAACTTTGTTCCTGGTGTAAGCTCCGCCGGCGCGCAAAGAAACCCTTATGCAGAGGTTACCCAGACTGGTTACGAGAATACTTTCAATAATCAGATATTATCAGATGCCCGTATTACTCAGGATCTGAAAGGTATTCTGCCGGGATTGTCACTTACCGCCATGTTTTCTTTTGACGTTTGGAACAGACACACAATTGGCAGAACCCGTACAAGAAGTACCTATCTGATCAACAAGTCCCGTCCGTACAATTCCGATGGTTCTCTTAATCTGAACCTGATGTCTCAAGGTACCGATGATCTGAGCTACTCCCGGACCAATGATGCCAACCGTCAGTTCTATACAGAGGCATCTGTCAACTATACCAAGGATATAGATGCAAAGAATAATATCACCGCCATGCTGCTTTTCAACCAGCGTGAGGAGACGCGGGCATTTGCAACCAATGTTACCTCTTCCCTGCCTTACCGCAGTCAGGGGCTGGCTGGAAGGTTGACCTATGCCTATGATAACAAATATTTCGTGGAAGCGAACTTTGGCTACAATGGTTCCGAAAACTTTGCCCCCAGTGAGAAATTTGGTTTCTTCCCCTCATTTGGTGTGGGTTGGGTGCTCTCCAGCGAACCATTCTTCGAGCCAATGACCAATGTTTTCCAGTTCTTCAAGCTCCGTTATTCAAATGGTACTGTTGGAGATGGTGGAAATGGCGGCCGCCGTTTCGGCTATCTGACCCTGGTGAGCACTTCGGGTGATGGCCTTGATTTCGGTACTGGTTCCGGCAGAAGGAACTACGATGGTACACTGATCACAGACTATGGTACTGATGTAAGATGGGCGAAATCATACAAACAGAACTTTGGCGTGGAACTGAAAACACTGGGCAATAAAGTTTCTCTGAACGTAGACCTGTTCAAGGAAGAACGCTCCGGTGTATTCCTGCAAAGAGGGTCTCTTCCCAGTTTCATCGGCCTGAATAGTTCTCCCTGGGGCAATCTCGGTATCATAGAGAATAAAGGTATTGATGCAACATTGGAAATGATACCGATGCAGCTCAGCAAGGATATGACCCTTGATGTAAGAGCAACCTTTACTTATAACAGGGATAAGGTAATAGAGAACGATCAGCCGAAGCAGCCGTTTGACTATATGGAGAGAAGAGGGAACAACTACCTGTCCAGGTACGGTTATGTGGCGGAAAAGCTGTTCGATAATCAGGAAGAGATCGACAAGAGCCCGAACCAGTCGGCAATTGGCGCTCCCCGTCCCGGCGATATCAAATATAAGGATCTGAACGATGATGGCATTATCAACGCAAATGACGTTACCCGCATCGGAAATGGCGATGTGCCGACTACAGTGTACGGTTTTGGCTTTAACCTTACCTGGAAGCAGTTCTATTTCGGAGCCTTCTTCCAGGGCGTGGGCGGTGCTGACAGAATGCTGTCCGGCGATGGCATCATTCCGTTCAATAATAGCACCGGCCCGGAAAGAAGTAATCTTTTCCTGAAAGCAGAGGACCGGTGGACGGAAGAGAATCCGAACCCTTACGCATTCTATCCCCGCCTTGCTTACGGCAATCCAGCGAACAAGAACAATGCTGTGTCCTCATCCTGGTGGGTAAAAGATATCGATTTCCTGCGTTTGAAAACAGTGGATCTAGGTTATAATCTTCCCAAAGGCACATTGAGACGGATCGGGGTAAAAAATGCACGCATTTATCTGCAAGGTTTGAACCTGCTCTACTGGAGCAAATTTGATCTTTGGGATCCCGAACTGAATACCACCAATGGTACATCATATCCCAATACCAGGTCTGTGAACATAGGTATTCAGGCTAATTTCTAG
- a CDS encoding RagB/SusD family nutrient uptake outer membrane protein: MKRVFLIIAASLAIGVSSCSKYLDQIPDDVITIDDIFKSKANTDKFLANVYWSLPNEHRQRFTGDQRSGAWIGASDEGKYNWSFNYCNNMIASVWSNTDGNVATYWTDYYKAIRNATYFIQNIDNANPVEVNDLVKTRYKAEARALRAMYYYFLVRIYGPVIMLGDDLVDLNTPVADLQIPRSHIDTCINFIVRELDAAYADLDVTPFNDQEWGRMTKGVAKAYKVQALMLAASPLWNGNTAYANFTNKDGSSLTNTAYDQLKWERAANAAKEFLDEFVPSVYDLYRETNADPFTAAYLSCRNVILTDWNKEWIYARPNSSSLMRYDRTPFHAGYPSEQKGGGAMGVTQTMVDAYFTSNGLPIDAPGSGYVSTGFSSFRAPFDNTTRSTFNQWVNREPRFYVGVTYNNSFWLYQGGSSTPIVTNMEFSGNSGRSQSTSDVSPTGYIVRKNVATGDGERGALLLRLANIYLDYSEALNEYAPTNTDILKYLNLIRERAGVPQYGAGPDALPAPATQAEMREAIRRERRVELAFENSRYFDTRRWKIAETTDGGAFYGMNMTADGANFYQKTLLETRVFKADRDYLFPIPNNQVLINENMVQNPGWQ; encoded by the coding sequence ATGAAAAGAGTTTTCTTAATAATAGCAGCGTCACTTGCAATCGGGGTTTCTTCATGCTCCAAGTATCTGGACCAGATACCGGATGATGTGATCACGATAGATGACATTTTCAAGTCAAAAGCAAACACAGACAAGTTCCTGGCCAACGTGTACTGGAGCCTGCCCAATGAACATCGTCAGCGTTTTACCGGCGATCAGCGTTCAGGAGCATGGATCGGAGCATCTGATGAGGGGAAATACAACTGGAGCTTCAATTATTGCAATAATATGATCGCCAGTGTATGGAGCAATACCGATGGCAATGTGGCCACATACTGGACAGACTATTACAAGGCCATCCGAAATGCCACTTACTTTATCCAGAACATCGACAATGCCAATCCGGTGGAAGTAAATGATCTGGTAAAAACACGCTATAAAGCAGAGGCCAGGGCGTTGAGGGCGATGTACTATTACTTCCTGGTACGAATTTACGGCCCGGTGATCATGCTTGGGGATGATCTGGTAGATCTAAACACACCGGTTGCGGATCTGCAGATCCCCCGGTCTCATATTGATACCTGCATCAACTTTATTGTTCGTGAACTGGATGCTGCTTATGCAGACCTTGATGTGACTCCTTTCAACGACCAAGAATGGGGCAGGATGACCAAAGGCGTTGCCAAAGCATATAAGGTACAGGCACTAATGCTGGCTGCTAGTCCGCTCTGGAATGGTAATACAGCTTATGCCAACTTTACCAACAAAGATGGATCCAGCCTGACCAACACGGCTTACGATCAACTGAAATGGGAGCGCGCTGCGAATGCCGCAAAGGAATTTCTGGACGAATTTGTCCCCAGTGTATATGATCTCTATCGGGAAACGAATGCGGATCCTTTCACGGCTGCCTATCTTTCCTGTCGCAATGTGATACTCACTGACTGGAACAAGGAATGGATCTATGCCCGTCCGAATTCTTCCAGCCTGATGCGATATGATAGAACTCCGTTCCATGCCGGATATCCTTCCGAGCAAAAAGGTGGCGGTGCTATGGGGGTAACACAGACGATGGTAGACGCTTATTTCACGAGTAACGGTCTGCCCATCGATGCACCGGGATCCGGTTATGTGTCAACGGGCTTCTCCAGCTTCAGAGCACCCTTCGATAATACAACAAGAAGTACATTCAACCAATGGGTGAACAGAGAGCCTCGTTTTTACGTTGGCGTAACCTATAACAACAGCTTCTGGTTATACCAGGGAGGCAGTTCTACACCGATTGTAACAAATATGGAGTTCAGCGGTAACTCCGGGCGCTCTCAGAGCACTTCCGATGTATCTCCTACGGGCTACATCGTGAGAAAGAACGTAGCCACAGGTGATGGGGAGAGGGGCGCGCTCCTGTTAAGACTTGCCAATATCTACCTGGATTATTCAGAAGCGTTGAATGAATACGCACCCACCAATACGGATATCCTGAAGTACCTGAACCTTATCCGCGAACGCGCCGGTGTTCCTCAATACGGAGCAGGCCCGGATGCGCTACCCGCACCGGCTACCCAGGCTGAAATGAGGGAAGCGATCCGTCGTGAGAGAAGGGTAGAGCTGGCCTTTGAGAACTCGCGTTACTTTGATACCCGTCGCTGGAAGATAGCAGAAACCACGGACGGAGGGGCATTTTATGGAATGAATATGACGGCCGATGGTGCAAACTTCTATCAGAAGACACTCCTGGAAACCCGTGTATTCAAGGCGGATCGGGATTACTTGTTCCCCATTCCGAACAACCAGGTACTTATCAATGAGAACATGGTCCAAAATCCGGGCTGGCAATAA
- a CDS encoding carboxymuconolactone decarboxylase family protein, which produces MNTRITYKDTAPGFADGLMKTEFYLKKSPLDQLLLELMKYRVSQINGCAYCLDMHHKEAISMGETELRLHSLIAWKECPYYSDKERAVLAFAEALTLASGPETEDAAFDALTPHFSIPEIADLTLAIAQINTWNRINKTFKPVPGNYQVGKH; this is translated from the coding sequence ATGAACACAAGGATCACTTACAAGGACACTGCCCCCGGATTCGCGGACGGCCTGATGAAAACGGAATTTTACCTGAAGAAATCTCCCCTTGACCAGCTATTGCTGGAACTGATGAAATACCGTGTTTCCCAGATCAACGGCTGCGCTTACTGCCTGGATATGCATCACAAAGAGGCAATCAGCATGGGCGAGACGGAGCTTCGCCTGCATTCGCTTATCGCCTGGAAGGAATGCCCGTATTACAGCGACAAGGAAAGGGCGGTACTGGCATTTGCCGAAGCGCTGACCCTTGCCAGCGGACCGGAGACCGAAGATGCCGCTTTTGACGCGCTTACGCCCCATTTCTCCATTCCGGAGATCGCAGACCTCACGCTCGCCATTGCCCAGATCAATACATGGAACAGGATCAACAAGACATTCAAACCTGTACCCGGCAACTATCAGGTGGGAAAACACTGA
- a CDS encoding DUF1097 domain-containing protein has protein sequence MTLSLKLINAAIYGTLGAIAVFLAATLGWPAWILFIGWISYFQFGATLRNAGNTIILMSLGMLLAMFMTLCAGWLAPYWGNYGILPVVFILIAALSFLEHDKWFGNMAAWFLGMVVFFAAGHPPELTGLPDLGLPVATGLLFGWLSAWLFSVARRNLTTHNPL, from the coding sequence ATGACACTTTCACTCAAATTGATCAATGCGGCCATCTACGGTACACTCGGCGCCATAGCCGTTTTCCTGGCCGCAACCCTGGGATGGCCGGCCTGGATACTCTTCATCGGCTGGATCAGTTACTTTCAGTTCGGCGCAACCCTCCGTAATGCGGGTAACACGATTATACTGATGTCATTGGGCATGCTGCTGGCCATGTTCATGACGTTGTGCGCCGGCTGGCTGGCGCCGTATTGGGGTAATTATGGTATTTTGCCGGTGGTGTTTATACTGATAGCGGCCTTGTCTTTCCTGGAACATGATAAATGGTTCGGCAATATGGCGGCCTGGTTCCTGGGCATGGTCGTATTTTTTGCTGCTGGCCATCCGCCTGAACTGACCGGCTTGCCTGATCTCGGATTGCCGGTGGCAACGGGGCTGCTGTTCGGTTGGCTGTCCGCCTGGTTATTCAGCGTGGCTCGCCGCAATTTAACAACCCATAATCCTTTATAA
- a CDS encoding sigma-70 family RNA polymerase sigma factor, whose product MKDYHKILFPYAYNILGSSEDAKDAIQDVLSSYLSAKKEGIQNEKSYLIKAVINQSINMKNRRKKISYEDVWLPEPVATEAADTNINMRDIASYSLLILLEKLNPKERAVFILKEAFGYSHEEISEVLSATVENSRKLLSRAKMKLDPAKHPVVVPEREIVPSGVLDKYIGALRGGDVKTLEDLLSRDIVFYADGGEKLNVVRKVCTGRHDVTELLVYVYEKYDKGLSSVPARINHQPALLYYNGEQLVACQVFGLSADGSHIVQISNVIDPEKLRNLRVA is encoded by the coding sequence GTGAAAGATTATCATAAAATATTGTTCCCATACGCATACAACATTCTCGGTTCTTCTGAAGATGCAAAGGATGCTATCCAGGATGTGCTGTCCAGTTACCTCTCTGCGAAAAAAGAAGGGATACAAAATGAAAAAAGCTATCTGATCAAAGCCGTTATCAACCAATCCATTAACATGAAGAACAGGAGAAAAAAGATCAGCTATGAAGATGTGTGGCTGCCGGAACCGGTAGCCACAGAAGCTGCTGATACCAATATCAATATGCGGGACATTGCTTCATATTCTCTTTTGATCCTGCTGGAAAAGCTGAACCCGAAGGAACGGGCGGTCTTCATCCTGAAAGAGGCATTCGGATATTCCCACGAAGAGATATCCGAGGTGCTGTCTGCCACAGTGGAGAACTCCCGCAAGCTCCTCAGTCGTGCCAAAATGAAGCTGGACCCGGCCAAACATCCTGTAGTTGTGCCCGAACGGGAGATTGTGCCTTCCGGTGTGCTGGACAAATACATCGGCGCGTTACGGGGAGGAGATGTCAAAACGCTCGAAGACTTGCTGTCCCGCGATATTGTCTTTTATGCAGATGGCGGCGAAAAACTTAATGTGGTAAGGAAGGTTTGCACCGGTCGTCATGATGTGACGGAACTGCTGGTATATGTGTATGAGAAATACGATAAAGGGCTATCCTCCGTTCCGGCGCGTATCAACCATCAACCGGCGCTATTGTATTATAACGGTGAACAGCTGGTGGCTTGCCAGGTATTCGGTCTATCCGCAGATGGCAGCCATATTGTGCAGATCAGCAACGTAATTGATCCGGAAAAACTTCGGAATTTACGTGTGGCATAG